Proteins encoded by one window of Lutibacter sp. A64:
- a CDS encoding FAD-dependent oxidoreductase → MKRRKFFNTSAKGALAAGLFPFFGDITAQTSEGTDKRLFNWNEGVEGQIKKDLIRKKTLNVDVVVVGGGMSGISAAVSAARNGAKVVLVQDRPVLGGNASSEMRVTVNGVQNLQNKHRVERETGIVEELLIENWHYNPQESYPVWDHVLYNYVVREKNLTLLLNTTAKDVFMDGNKIKSIVCRQLTTETDFTLNAAIFCDCSGDGLMAATAGAEFRMGREGKAEFNEKYAPEDPDGWVMGDCFMMITKDMGRPVPFYPPYYALPFNAKKAFEDKHRKIKQVKEGFWWVELSSDTDIIGERDEIRHRLMAHFYGVWDHIKNSGDFPEAANMALDWIGSIPGRRESRRFMGDYILTEGDLLGNTQFDDAIAFGGWSLDEHCPGGIENLDEPASYFHARFSEVYQIPFRCLYSKNIENLLFAGRNISVSHIALSSTRIIGTCSMLGQAAGTAAAMCVQKGVNPRGLYKKHMNQLQEQLLRDDSYFPNRPANDPMDKAKKADLIDASSTSSGNVKLLLDGVSRDEIDKPHHWQSDGLNAELQLEWRSPVNLTSVEMKFDTNLQRKMMMHKNPKKNEGQILEIPPELVKSFVVEARVKGNWEKLGAVDNNKTRLVKVIFDKIKTTAVRVKINETHGAPNVKMFEIRCY, encoded by the coding sequence ATGAAACGTAGAAAATTTTTTAATACCAGTGCAAAAGGAGCTTTGGCAGCAGGGTTGTTTCCCTTTTTTGGTGATATAACTGCGCAAACATCAGAGGGAACAGATAAAAGGTTATTTAATTGGAATGAAGGTGTAGAAGGTCAAATTAAAAAGGATTTAATTAGAAAAAAAACATTAAATGTAGATGTTGTTGTTGTAGGTGGTGGTATGTCTGGTATTTCAGCGGCTGTTTCTGCCGCTAGAAATGGAGCAAAAGTAGTTTTAGTTCAAGACAGACCAGTTTTGGGTGGAAATGCTTCAAGTGAAATGAGGGTAACTGTAAATGGAGTTCAAAATTTACAAAATAAACATAGAGTTGAAAGAGAAACAGGTATTGTTGAAGAGCTTTTAATTGAAAATTGGCATTACAACCCACAAGAATCATATCCAGTTTGGGATCACGTTTTATACAATTATGTAGTTCGTGAAAAAAATCTGACTTTGTTGTTAAATACAACAGCAAAAGATGTTTTTATGGATGGAAATAAAATTAAATCAATAGTTTGTCGACAGCTAACTACAGAAACAGATTTTACGTTAAACGCAGCAATTTTTTGCGATTGTTCTGGAGATGGTTTAATGGCGGCTACTGCAGGAGCAGAATTTAGAATGGGAAGAGAAGGAAAAGCAGAATTTAATGAAAAATATGCTCCCGAAGACCCAGATGGTTGGGTAATGGGAGATTGCTTTATGATGATTACCAAAGATATGGGAAGGCCAGTACCATTTTATCCTCCATATTATGCCTTGCCATTTAATGCTAAAAAAGCATTTGAAGATAAGCATAGAAAAATAAAGCAAGTAAAAGAAGGTTTTTGGTGGGTAGAATTAAGTAGTGATACCGATATTATTGGAGAAAGAGATGAAATTAGACATCGTTTAATGGCTCATTTTTATGGGGTTTGGGATCATATTAAAAATTCTGGAGATTTTCCAGAAGCAGCCAATATGGCCTTAGATTGGATAGGCTCAATTCCTGGAAGAAGGGAGTCTAGAAGATTTATGGGAGATTATATCTTAACAGAAGGAGACTTACTAGGAAATACTCAATTTGACGATGCAATAGCTTTTGGTGGATGGAGTTTAGATGAACATTGTCCTGGAGGAATTGAAAACCTAGATGAACCAGCTAGTTATTTTCATGCACGTTTTAGTGAAGTTTATCAAATACCATTTAGATGTTTATACTCAAAAAATATTGAAAATTTATTATTTGCAGGTAGAAATATAAGTGTATCTCATATTGCGTTGTCTTCAACTAGAATTATAGGAACATGTTCAATGTTGGGACAAGCAGCGGGTACTGCTGCAGCAATGTGTGTTCAAAAAGGAGTAAATCCAAGAGGCTTGTATAAAAAACACATGAATCAATTGCAAGAACAATTACTTAGAGATGATTCTTATTTTCCTAATAGACCTGCTAATGATCCAATGGATAAAGCTAAAAAAGCAGACCTAATTGATGCTTCATCAACTTCTTCAGGTAATGTTAAATTATTATTAGATGGTGTTTCTAGAGATGAAATTGATAAACCTCACCATTGGCAGTCAGATGGTTTAAATGCTGAATTACAATTAGAATGGAGAAGCCCTGTAAATTTAACAAGTGTTGAAATGAAGTTTGATACTAATTTACAACGTAAAATGATGATGCATAAAAATCCTAAAAAAAACGAAGGACAAATTTTAGAAATTCCACCAGAACTTGTAAAAAGTTTTGTGGTTGAAGCTAGAGTTAAAGGAAATTGGGAAAAATTAGGAGCGGTAGATAATAATAAAACTCGTTTGGTAAAAGTTATTTTTGACAAAATAAAAACAACTGCAGTACGAGTAAAAATTAATGAGACTCACGGTGCTCCAAATGTTAAAATGTTTGAAATTCGTTGCTATTAA
- a CDS encoding sulfatase family protein, with amino-acid sequence MKINYLKFFVVALFVSLFFSCAPKTESKIVETKKPNILWIIAEDLSPFMGCYGDTINKGHTPVIDELASEGVLFKRAYSTAPVCSAARSAFITGKMQTTTGTHNHRSNRFTNGEVVPENLQIKLPEGMKTIPELMKEAGYFTFNSGKDDYNFHYDRRAMYDVGTKEDYVAGMNGWQGNFAIDYMTVKDYVWNSRTDKNQPWFGQVQIMGGKKDAKYVREGEELAINDVPLPPYFPNIPSQRKAWTEHYNANRGSDVTVEKILKQLEEDGELENTIIFFFSDHGSPSSLRHKQFCYEGGMLVPLMIKGNHPELKAGLVRNDLVSLLDVSATTLAMGGAKMPDYLDGQDLFASDYKAPKYVVGARDRCDYTIDRIRTVVSEKYRYIRNYFPERPMMQAGYRDNKPIVKDLKKLHEEGKLTPYQDKHWFGVRPTEEFYDLNEDPDQMNNLAGNPEYAEVLKEHREYLENWIKETDDQGQYPEASAQLKATYDMWKDRPRFKNAKINPEYDQFKTEE; translated from the coding sequence ATGAAAATTAATTATTTAAAATTTTTTGTAGTAGCCCTTTTTGTTAGTCTATTTTTTTCTTGTGCACCTAAAACAGAAAGCAAGATAGTAGAAACTAAAAAACCAAATATTTTATGGATAATAGCAGAGGATTTATCACCTTTTATGGGGTGTTATGGAGATACAATAAATAAAGGTCATACGCCAGTAATAGATGAGTTGGCTTCTGAAGGAGTTTTGTTTAAAAGAGCTTATTCCACTGCACCAGTATGTTCTGCTGCAAGGTCTGCTTTTATAACTGGTAAAATGCAAACTACAACAGGGACACACAACCATAGATCTAATAGATTTACTAATGGAGAAGTGGTTCCAGAAAATTTACAAATTAAGTTACCAGAAGGAATGAAAACAATTCCAGAATTAATGAAAGAAGCTGGCTATTTTACATTTAATAGTGGTAAAGATGATTACAATTTTCATTATGATAGAAGGGCTATGTATGATGTTGGAACTAAAGAAGATTATGTTGCAGGAATGAATGGATGGCAAGGTAATTTTGCTATTGATTATATGACGGTAAAAGATTACGTATGGAATTCTCGCACAGATAAAAACCAACCGTGGTTTGGTCAGGTTCAAATAATGGGAGGGAAAAAAGATGCAAAATATGTACGTGAAGGTGAAGAATTGGCAATTAACGATGTTCCATTACCTCCATATTTTCCAAATATTCCATCACAACGCAAAGCTTGGACAGAACATTATAATGCCAATAGAGGATCTGATGTTACTGTAGAAAAGATATTAAAACAATTAGAAGAAGATGGTGAATTAGAAAATACAATTATATTTTTCTTTTCAGACCACGGAAGTCCTTCATCATTACGTCATAAGCAATTTTGTTATGAAGGAGGAATGTTAGTACCTTTAATGATTAAAGGAAATCACCCAGAATTAAAAGCTGGACTTGTTAGAAATGATTTAGTTTCTTTACTAGATGTATCAGCAACAACCTTAGCAATGGGAGGAGCAAAAATGCCTGATTATTTAGACGGACAAGATTTGTTTGCTTCAGATTATAAAGCTCCTAAATATGTAGTTGGAGCTAGAGATAGATGCGATTATACTATAGATAGAATTAGAACTGTAGTCTCAGAAAAGTACAGATATATCAGAAATTATTTTCCTGAAAGACCTATGATGCAAGCTGGTTATAGAGATAATAAACCTATTGTAAAAGATTTAAAGAAACTACACGAAGAAGGAAAGTTAACTCCATATCAAGATAAACACTGGTTTGGCGTAAGACCTACTGAAGAATTTTATGATTTAAATGAAGATCCAGATCAAATGAATAATTTAGCTGGCAACCCTGAATATGCAGAGGTATTGAAAGAACATAGAGAATATTTAGAAAATTGGATTAAAGAAACTGATGATCAAGGGCAATATCCAGAAGCTTCAGCTCAATTAAAAGCAACATATGATATGTGGAAAGATCGCCCACGTTTTAAAAATGCAAAAATTAATCCAGAGTACGATCAATTTAAAACAGAAGAATAA
- a CDS encoding glycoside hydrolase family 2 TIM barrel-domain containing protein, which translates to MKISKLVFSVLLVFVFFSSVAQQNDWENELMFEQNKMRSRVPTYSFKNHQDALNGDRNISRMKSLNGTWKFNYVGKSSDRPQDFIAKDFNGNSKDWKDIPVPSNWEVEGFGQPIYSNIIYPFTPDIFNGGTRNFNYMGPHPPQFPYVEKYRDNPVGSYYRDFTIPEDWNNQSIILHFGGVSSAFYVWVNGEKVGYSQGSRLAAEFDITEYISEGKNRVAVQVFRWSDGSYLEDQDMWRLSGIHRDVMLLAQPKIALNDFFVRTKFDTDLKDAKLEIRPIVWVKGDEEKLKGWKLNAELYNANNEKVLEKPMSASIEAIHFERWPQRDITKFAFLEANIKNPNKWSSENPYLYTLVIDVTDPNGNVVESRTQKIGFRKVAFSDKNELLINGKPVKIKGVNRHDHSPTKGKALTREDLEADIKLLKQFNFNAVRTSHYPNDPYFYELCDKYGLYVMDEANIETHHLGSYAPQQPSLTIPILSRIMRMVDRDKNNPSIISWSMGNEAGSGPAFAAAAGWIRDYDPSRFIHYEGAQGDPTDPDYKEGEEGQKIFRGPAHANPDDPDYVDVLSRMYPEIYQLKAMSESKHIERPIIMCEYAHAMGNSIGGLGEYWDLINSKPNLIGGFIWDMIDQGLETTNDKGEKYYAYGGDFDDVPNDKNFCINGVFSPDRKPNPHAWECKYIFQPFNFEDVDVKNGEISAINHLNVTNLNAYEVRWSLSENGKELQAGILDNVDVKAATTTTLNIPFKKVRFKDNAEYWIKVSVHEKTDRFWASKGYEVAKDQILLKARTFSNEYVSTSKAVITSTETNNEIIVKGKQFSAKVSKTTGELISFISNGTEQIISPLKPNFFRPPIDNDLRGASSKMFKESRKYWEFLDEKLKTTSVKSSANNTNEMLVIVKKEFNNEVKLEISYRFLSDGRIVVKMDMDAKESLPGLVRYGITMGVPNKYKNTTFYGKGPWENYIDRKRGAEVDEFTFKTDDLFYNYIFPQENANRSDVRWLKLATSNKAKTGLSIKGSPEFGFSIWPYSADNIVKAKHPFDLEKQGFYTLNLDLIQMSVNGTLSETLPQFIIHSGNYTFEFIISNL; encoded by the coding sequence ATGAAAATATCAAAATTAGTCTTTAGTGTGCTACTTGTTTTTGTGTTTTTTTCGTCAGTTGCACAACAAAACGATTGGGAAAACGAATTAATGTTCGAACAAAACAAAATGCGATCGCGTGTTCCAACGTATTCATTCAAAAATCATCAAGACGCTTTAAACGGAGATAGAAATATCTCTAGAATGAAATCCTTAAACGGTACTTGGAAATTTAACTACGTGGGAAAATCTTCTGATAGACCTCAAGATTTTATTGCAAAAGATTTTAATGGAAATTCAAAAGATTGGAAAGATATTCCTGTGCCTTCAAACTGGGAGGTAGAAGGGTTTGGACAACCAATCTACTCGAATATAATATACCCTTTTACACCAGATATTTTTAATGGAGGAACTAGAAATTTTAATTATATGGGACCACATCCTCCACAATTTCCATATGTAGAAAAATATAGAGACAATCCTGTAGGAAGTTATTATAGAGATTTTACAATTCCAGAAGATTGGAATAATCAATCAATAATTCTTCATTTTGGAGGAGTTTCTTCTGCTTTTTATGTATGGGTAAATGGTGAAAAAGTAGGGTATAGCCAAGGAAGTAGATTGGCTGCTGAATTTGATATTACTGAATATATTTCTGAAGGAAAAAATAGAGTAGCTGTGCAAGTTTTTAGATGGAGTGACGGAAGTTATTTAGAAGATCAAGATATGTGGCGTTTAAGTGGTATTCATAGAGATGTAATGCTTTTAGCTCAACCAAAAATTGCGTTAAACGATTTTTTTGTTAGAACTAAATTTGATACTGATTTAAAAGATGCAAAACTAGAAATTAGACCAATTGTTTGGGTAAAAGGAGATGAAGAAAAATTAAAAGGTTGGAAATTAAATGCGGAATTATATAATGCAAATAATGAAAAAGTATTAGAAAAACCAATGTCTGCTTCAATAGAAGCTATTCATTTTGAACGTTGGCCACAACGCGATATTACAAAATTTGCTTTTTTAGAAGCGAATATTAAAAATCCTAATAAATGGTCTTCAGAAAATCCATATTTATATACTTTAGTAATTGACGTTACTGACCCAAATGGAAATGTAGTTGAATCTAGAACTCAGAAAATAGGATTTAGAAAAGTTGCTTTTAGCGATAAAAATGAACTATTAATAAATGGTAAACCTGTAAAAATTAAGGGAGTAAATCGTCACGATCACAGTCCAACAAAAGGAAAAGCATTAACTAGAGAAGATTTAGAAGCTGATATAAAATTATTAAAACAATTTAATTTTAATGCAGTGCGTACTTCTCATTATCCTAACGATCCTTATTTTTATGAGTTATGTGATAAATATGGACTGTATGTAATGGATGAAGCTAATATTGAAACGCATCATTTAGGTAGTTATGCTCCGCAACAACCAAGTTTAACAATACCTATTTTAAGTAGAATTATGCGAATGGTTGATAGAGACAAAAACAACCCAAGTATTATTTCTTGGTCTATGGGTAATGAAGCTGGGTCGGGTCCAGCTTTTGCTGCGGCAGCTGGTTGGATTAGAGATTACGACCCGTCTCGCTTTATTCATTATGAAGGTGCTCAAGGAGATCCTACTGATCCAGATTATAAAGAAGGAGAAGAAGGGCAAAAAATATTTAGAGGTCCTGCACATGCAAATCCAGATGACCCAGATTATGTTGATGTATTGAGCAGAATGTATCCTGAAATTTATCAATTAAAAGCAATGTCTGAAAGTAAACATATAGAAAGACCAATTATTATGTGCGAGTATGCGCACGCAATGGGAAATTCAATAGGAGGTCTTGGTGAATATTGGGATTTAATTAATTCTAAACCCAACCTTATTGGTGGTTTTATTTGGGATATGATAGATCAAGGTTTAGAAACAACAAACGATAAAGGTGAAAAATATTATGCATACGGTGGTGATTTTGACGATGTTCCAAATGATAAAAATTTCTGTATTAATGGTGTTTTTTCACCAGATAGAAAACCGAATCCACATGCGTGGGAATGTAAATATATTTTTCAACCATTTAATTTTGAAGATGTTGATGTGAAAAATGGGGAAATTTCAGCAATAAATCATTTAAACGTTACTAATTTAAATGCTTATGAAGTTAGATGGTCACTTTCTGAAAACGGTAAAGAATTACAAGCTGGTATTTTAGATAATGTAGATGTAAAAGCAGCAACTACTACAACTTTAAATATTCCATTTAAAAAAGTGCGTTTTAAAGACAATGCAGAATATTGGATAAAAGTTAGCGTTCACGAAAAAACGGATCGTTTTTGGGCTTCAAAAGGTTATGAGGTAGCTAAAGATCAAATTTTATTGAAAGCTAGAACGTTTTCTAATGAATACGTCTCTACATCAAAAGCTGTAATTACTTCAACAGAAACAAATAATGAGATTATAGTTAAAGGAAAACAGTTCTCAGCAAAAGTTTCTAAAACTACAGGAGAATTAATCTCTTTTATTTCAAATGGAACCGAACAAATAATTTCGCCTTTAAAGCCAAACTTTTTTAGACCACCTATAGATAATGATTTAAGAGGTGCTAGTAGTAAAATGTTTAAAGAATCAAGAAAATATTGGGAGTTTTTAGATGAAAAATTAAAAACTACATCTGTTAAAAGTTCTGCAAACAATACTAATGAAATGCTAGTTATTGTTAAAAAAGAATTTAATAATGAAGTTAAATTAGAAATTAGTTATAGATTTTTAAGTGATGGACGTATTGTGGTGAAAATGGATATGGATGCTAAGGAATCTTTACCAGGTCTTGTTAGATATGGTATAACAATGGGAGTTCCTAATAAGTATAAAAATACTACATTTTATGGAAAAGGTCCTTGGGAAAATTATATTGATAGAAAAAGAGGTGCTGAAGTTGATGAGTTTACTTTTAAAACAGACGATTTGTTTTATAACTATATATTTCCACAAGAAAATGCAAATAGAAGCGATGTGAGATGGTTAAAATTAGCTACTTCAAACAAAGCTAAAACAGGATTGTCTATTAAAGGTTCTCCAGAATTTGGATTCTCTATTTGGCCATATTCAGCAGATAATATTGTAAAAGCAAAACATCCATTTGATTTAGAAAAACAAGGCTTTTATACCTTAAATTTAGATTTAATTCAAATGAGTGTTAATGGAACTTTATCTGAAACTTTACCTCAGTTTATAATTCATTCAGGAAACTATACTTTTGAATTTATAATTAGTAACTTATAA
- a CDS encoding sulfatase produces the protein MKKYLIVLILLVNVFVGLAQEKPNVLLIMVDDMNDWVGAFEGNQQAITPNIDKLAEKSIVFKNSYCSAALCNPSRTSMLTGYNPSTTGVYGNNEVFREMEGFENTITLPQYFEQNGYSTAAAGKIFHNARGGKEEPKHGSDPGSFQVERIGNAGTVYPDAKDRHSHGLNLKEYGVKGSFLRSFDWYGTDTTDEENNDWKSAEFCADYINQEHEKPFFVACGIFKPHLPWYAPKKYFDLYNLDEIQLPEVLENDLADVGRMGNNMVKKGVHKAVLDTNKWKEAVRAYLANISFADACIGELLNSLNKSPYATNTIVVLMGDHGWHLGEKEHWSKNVLWERAAKTPLLIFDPRNKESGVSTKIVSLIDVYPTLIDLCGLPAKDDLDGKSIKTLLNNPNNKWNEVALTSKAVEMHSLRSEHYRYTVYPDGFEELYNHTIDPNEWTNIANDKANEVILQRFRKILKKKLK, from the coding sequence ATGAAAAAATATTTAATTGTACTGATTTTATTAGTGAATGTTTTTGTTGGTTTAGCACAAGAAAAACCAAATGTATTATTAATCATGGTAGATGATATGAATGATTGGGTGGGAGCGTTTGAAGGAAATCAACAAGCAATTACACCTAATATTGATAAATTAGCCGAAAAGAGTATTGTTTTTAAAAATTCTTATTGTTCAGCAGCATTGTGTAACCCTTCAAGAACAAGCATGTTAACAGGTTACAATCCTTCAACAACAGGGGTTTATGGGAATAATGAAGTTTTTAGAGAAATGGAAGGTTTTGAAAATACGATTACTTTACCACAATACTTTGAACAAAATGGTTATAGTACAGCTGCTGCAGGTAAAATATTTCATAATGCTAGAGGGGGTAAAGAAGAACCAAAACATGGAAGTGATCCAGGGTCATTTCAAGTAGAACGTATTGGAAATGCTGGTACGGTATATCCAGATGCTAAAGATAGACATTCACATGGCTTAAATTTAAAAGAATATGGCGTAAAAGGATCGTTTTTAAGATCTTTTGATTGGTATGGCACTGATACAACAGATGAAGAAAATAACGATTGGAAATCAGCTGAGTTTTGTGCAGATTATATAAATCAAGAACATGAAAAGCCATTTTTTGTAGCTTGTGGTATTTTTAAACCTCATTTACCGTGGTATGCTCCAAAAAAATATTTTGATCTTTATAATTTAGATGAAATTCAATTGCCAGAAGTTTTAGAAAATGATTTAGCAGATGTTGGTAGAATGGGGAATAATATGGTGAAAAAAGGTGTTCATAAGGCTGTTTTAGATACTAATAAATGGAAAGAAGCTGTTAGAGCCTATTTAGCAAATATTTCTTTTGCAGATGCTTGTATAGGAGAGTTATTAAATTCATTAAATAAAAGTCCTTACGCAACAAATACAATTGTTGTTTTAATGGGAGATCACGGTTGGCATTTAGGAGAAAAAGAACATTGGTCTAAAAATGTACTCTGGGAACGAGCAGCCAAAACTCCATTATTAATTTTTGATCCAAGAAATAAAGAATCTGGTGTAAGTACTAAAATTGTATCTTTAATAGATGTTTACCCTACTTTAATTGATTTATGTGGGTTACCAGCTAAAGATGATTTAGATGGTAAAAGTATTAAAACATTACTAAATAATCCAAATAACAAATGGAATGAAGTAGCACTGACTTCTAAAGCAGTAGAGATGCATTCTTTAAGAAGTGAACACTATAGATATACGGTTTATCCAGATGGTTTTGAAGAATTATATAACCATACCATTGATCCAAATGAATGGACAAATATTGCGAATGATAAAGCAAATGAAGTGATACTTCAACGTTTTAGAAAAATATTGAAGAAAAAATTAAAATAG
- a CDS encoding sulfatase, which translates to MISKKTILTAFVAFVAMLFITCKGQGEKQVSTNKENKKPNIVLLFVDDWGWADVGYRNPLFETPNIDQLKSDGLDFNRAYIPTPTCSPSRAAILTGKESVRMEMPRHISGNPEVEKYNLWPKDPVQMPSINYLPLEEVTYAERLKEYGYYNAFIGKWHLGHQAHFPDKQGFDEVYGTTNAGHPKNYYYPFFKQEDDPKGFLKSGLKEGDYLTEVLTNKATDFIKNYDKQDPFMLSFWYYTVHGPSIGKKELLKKYQDKGMEGKYAHHGAMVETLDKSVGKVRKALEEKGIADNTVIILISDQGGAYSNAPLSGGKKGGNTLGEGGARVPFIVYYPGVTKPKSVTEIPVQSIDLYPTIMEIASGRKFDGDGIQGKSLMPIIKEQKFESRKLFFFRSYEDQYAAVIDGDWKLIKYHSGKFQLFNVTKDISEKNDLIGKGLEIEETLKIAIANWEKEAVPVY; encoded by the coding sequence ATGATTTCAAAAAAAACAATTTTAACCGCATTTGTAGCTTTTGTAGCAATGCTATTTATAACTTGTAAAGGACAGGGGGAAAAACAAGTTTCAACTAATAAAGAAAATAAAAAACCAAATATTGTTTTGTTATTTGTAGATGATTGGGGTTGGGCAGATGTTGGTTATAGAAATCCGCTTTTTGAAACACCAAATATAGATCAATTAAAAAGTGACGGATTAGATTTTAATAGAGCTTACATTCCTACACCAACTTGTAGCCCTAGTAGAGCTGCAATATTAACAGGTAAAGAGTCTGTTAGAATGGAGATGCCACGTCATATTTCAGGTAATCCAGAAGTAGAAAAATATAATTTATGGCCAAAAGATCCTGTTCAAATGCCTTCAATAAATTATTTGCCTTTAGAAGAGGTAACCTATGCAGAGCGTTTAAAAGAATATGGATATTATAACGCGTTTATTGGAAAATGGCATTTAGGTCACCAAGCTCATTTTCCAGATAAGCAAGGTTTTGATGAAGTATACGGAACCACTAATGCAGGACATCCTAAAAATTATTATTACCCATTTTTTAAGCAAGAAGATGATCCAAAAGGATTCTTAAAATCAGGATTGAAAGAAGGAGATTATTTAACTGAAGTGCTTACTAATAAGGCCACAGATTTTATTAAGAATTACGATAAACAAGATCCTTTTATGTTGTCTTTTTGGTATTATACAGTACACGGTCCTTCAATTGGTAAAAAAGAATTATTAAAAAAATACCAAGATAAAGGAATGGAAGGGAAGTATGCACATCATGGGGCAATGGTTGAAACATTAGACAAATCAGTAGGTAAAGTTAGAAAAGCTTTAGAAGAAAAGGGAATTGCAGACAATACTGTAATTATTTTAATTTCAGACCAAGGAGGTGCGTATTCTAATGCTCCTTTAAGTGGTGGAAAAAAAGGAGGTAATACTTTAGGTGAAGGTGGAGCTCGTGTTCCTTTTATAGTATATTATCCAGGTGTTACTAAGCCTAAAAGTGTAACTGAAATTCCAGTGCAATCTATTGATTTATATCCAACTATAATGGAGATAGCTTCAGGTAGAAAGTTTGATGGAGATGGAATTCAAGGAAAAAGTTTAATGCCAATTATTAAAGAACAAAAATTTGAAAGTCGTAAGTTATTTTTCTTTAGAAGTTATGAAGATCAGTATGCAGCTGTAATTGATGGAGATTGGAAACTGATTAAATATCATAGTGGTAAATTTCAATTATTTAATGTTACTAAAGATATAAGTGAAAAGAATGATTTAATAGGAAAAGGTTTAGAAATTGAAGAAACATTAAAAATTGCTATTGCTAATTGGGAAAAAGAAGCTGTTCCAGTGTACTAA
- a CDS encoding arylsulfatase, translated as MKLFKQLLIVFTGVILLISCNENKVKKETKEVNTSQKAKKLSKPNIVFLLADDMGYGELGSYGQQTIKTPFLDDLASKGLRFTDFYAGTSVCSPSRAVLMTGKHTGHASIRGNKGNINNKWDRVPLKKSEIIIPEMLKEAGYQSAMIGKWHLGVPEDVSTWAKGRGFDYAVQEQWGEDKNGNEIDERVHWVNNNQDSIFYNYNDYSCLDEFRTNFALDYLDNKDEDKPFFLYMSYRIPHAHEYFLSKNDLYLDKIEEWPEIERRHAARITMLDTQIKRLFDKLEERGELENTIIIYTSDNGPTNENYHDYRFFNSSGNLNGYKRDVYEGGVRVPMIAYWKDKIKPGESNHPSTFYDIMPTLAEIAGIEAPKQTDGISIVPELFGKPQKKHDYLYWEIQEGKSIKGFRQATRFGKWKAVRYGDNYHTEIYDLEKDLYEQNDISDAHPEIVKKANEILRNASVKDEHWPYSGGVFK; from the coding sequence ATGAAATTATTTAAGCAGTTATTAATTGTCTTTACCGGAGTTATTCTGTTAATCTCTTGTAATGAAAATAAGGTAAAAAAAGAAACTAAAGAAGTTAATACTTCCCAAAAAGCTAAGAAATTAAGTAAACCTAATATTGTTTTTTTATTAGCAGATGATATGGGGTATGGTGAATTAGGGTCTTACGGACAACAAACTATAAAAACGCCTTTTTTAGATGATTTAGCTAGTAAAGGTTTACGGTTTACAGACTTTTATGCTGGTACTTCAGTTTGTTCACCTTCTAGAGCTGTGTTAATGACAGGAAAACATACTGGACATGCAAGTATAAGAGGAAACAAAGGGAATATAAACAATAAATGGGATAGAGTTCCGCTTAAAAAATCTGAAATTATAATTCCTGAAATGTTGAAAGAAGCAGGATATCAATCTGCAATGATTGGTAAATGGCATTTAGGTGTCCCAGAAGATGTAAGTACTTGGGCTAAAGGAAGAGGTTTTGATTATGCTGTTCAAGAACAATGGGGAGAAGATAAAAATGGGAATGAGATAGATGAACGTGTTCATTGGGTAAATAATAACCAAGATTCTATTTTTTATAATTATAATGATTACTCTTGTTTAGATGAGTTTAGAACCAATTTTGCATTGGATTATTTAGATAATAAAGATGAAGATAAACCATTCTTTTTATACATGTCTTACAGAATTCCACATGCACATGAATACTTTTTAAGTAAAAATGATTTATATCTAGATAAAATTGAAGAGTGGCCTGAAATTGAAAGACGTCATGCTGCTCGCATAACAATGTTAGATACTCAAATTAAACGTTTATTTGATAAGTTAGAAGAAAGAGGTGAATTAGAGAATACAATAATTATTTATACAAGTGATAACGGTCCTACTAATGAGAATTATCACGATTATCGATTTTTTAATAGCTCAGGAAATTTAAATGGATATAAAAGAGATGTTTATGAAGGTGGTGTTCGTGTACCAATGATTGCTTATTGGAAAGATAAAATTAAACCAGGCGAGTCTAACCATCCATCAACGTTTTACGATATTATGCCAACTCTAGCAGAAATTGCAGGAATAGAAGCTCCAAAACAAACAGATGGTATTTCAATAGTACCTGAGTTGTTCGGAAAACCACAAAAAAAACATGATTATTTATATTGGGAAATTCAAGAAGGTAAAAGTATTAAAGGCTTCCGTCAGGCTACTCGTTTTGGAAAATGGAAAGCTGTAAGATATGGAGACAATTATCATACAGAAATTTACGATTTAGAAAAAGATTTATACGAGCAAAACGATATTTCTGATGCCCATCCAGAAATTGTTAAAAAAGCAAATGAGATTTTAAGAAATGCGAGTGTTAAAGATGAACATTGGCCTTATTCAGGAGGGGTTTTTAAATAA